A region from the Hypericibacter adhaerens genome encodes:
- the groES gene encoding co-chaperone GroES, producing MHFRPLHDRVVVRRIDAEEKTTGGIIIPDTAKEKPQEGQIVAAGPGARNEKGELVPLDVKAGDHILFGKWSGTEVKIDGEELLIMKESDILGVVEKVGTIKKAA from the coding sequence TCGTGCGTCGTATTGATGCCGAGGAGAAGACCACCGGGGGCATCATCATTCCCGACACCGCAAAGGAAAAGCCGCAGGAAGGCCAGATTGTTGCCGCCGGTCCCGGTGCCCGCAACGAGAAGGGCGAACTCGTCCCCCTCGATGTGAAAGCCGGTGACCATATCCTCTTCGGCAAATGGTCCGGCACCGAGGTCAAGATCGACGGCGAGGAACTACTCATCATGAAGGAGAGCGACATCCTTGGCGTCGTCGAGAAGGTCGGGACGATCAAGAAGGCGGCCTGA
- a CDS encoding amylo-alpha-1,6-glucosidase — protein MTTSSGGAGTVVHTAALAGAGAAPLAQFFIPATASLQERRPRTLKHGDTFAVFDHNGDALSGPGSPEGVFHRDTRHLSHLYLTIEGARPLLLSSTLRDDNATLTCDLTNPDIYDGTGRLAIRHDLIHVRRLRFLWNATCFERLVVRNFDERPRRLAIEIAFEADFADIFEVRGTRRERRGAMQSPEVSTNRVTLNYMGLDHRHRSTTLSFDPTPIRLTARSALFTLALAPKESRSLFLEVNCGAEGMNHPPRRAFFSALRDARRALRSSSSRAASIVTSNEIFNEAVRRSVSDLYMLTTDTPEGPYPYAGIPWFSTVFGRDALITALQTLWLDPALARGVLLHLAAHQATSTDPLADAEPGKILHEVRVGEMAELGEVPFRRYYGSVDSTPLFVVLAGAYLDRTGDVVTIRRLWPHIEAALTWIEQYGDRDGDGFVEYHRQTSEGLINQGWKDSYDSVFHADGTFAKGPIALVEVQAYVYGAWCAAAKIAEQLGYVLRETECEARANRLREAYDAHFFDEELGTYALALDGDKRRCRVRTSNAGHALWTSVALPDRAGPVVRSLMGGSSFCGWGVRTVASTEARYNPMSYHNGSVWPHDNALLAAGFARYGFRREAARIFEGLFAASSYIDLRRLPELFCGFPRQRTRGPTFYPVACTPQAWAAAAPLYMLQICLGLGFDPGERRITFEEPMMPAFLNEVLLRNLSIGDDTADVAVRRSGQQVVVDVLARRGPVRVLTTN, from the coding sequence ATGACGACGTCATCGGGGGGCGCCGGCACGGTGGTACACACTGCGGCGTTGGCGGGAGCTGGCGCCGCGCCGTTAGCGCAATTCTTCATTCCGGCGACCGCCTCGCTGCAGGAGCGCCGGCCCCGCACGCTCAAACACGGCGACACCTTCGCCGTGTTTGACCACAATGGCGACGCCTTATCAGGACCCGGAAGTCCAGAGGGCGTCTTCCATCGCGATACCCGCCATTTGTCGCACCTCTACCTGACGATCGAGGGGGCGCGGCCTTTGCTGCTGTCGTCGACGCTGCGCGACGATAATGCCACGCTTACCTGCGATCTAACCAATCCGGATATTTATGACGGCACGGGTCGACTAGCGATTCGACACGATCTCATCCATGTTCGCCGGTTGCGGTTCTTATGGAATGCCACCTGCTTCGAGCGCCTGGTCGTGCGCAATTTCGACGAGCGGCCACGACGCCTCGCCATCGAAATCGCCTTCGAGGCCGACTTCGCCGACATATTCGAGGTGCGTGGCACCCGTCGTGAACGGCGGGGCGCGATGCAGTCCCCGGAAGTATCAACGAATCGCGTGACATTAAACTACATGGGCCTCGATCATCGACATCGATCCACCACGTTGTCGTTCGATCCCACCCCAATCCGGCTGACCGCAAGGAGTGCGCTGTTTACGCTCGCGCTCGCCCCGAAAGAATCCCGTTCGCTTTTTCTGGAGGTCAATTGCGGCGCCGAGGGAATGAACCACCCGCCACGCCGCGCATTCTTCAGCGCCTTGCGTGATGCGCGCCGCGCACTACGGAGTTCGTCCTCGCGGGCCGCGTCGATTGTGACGTCCAACGAGATCTTCAACGAGGCCGTGCGGCGCAGCGTTTCCGATCTTTATATGCTGACGACGGATACGCCCGAGGGACCGTACCCCTATGCCGGTATTCCCTGGTTTTCGACGGTCTTTGGCCGCGACGCCCTGATCACTGCCTTGCAAACGCTCTGGCTTGATCCCGCGCTAGCGCGCGGTGTGCTGTTGCATCTCGCGGCCCATCAGGCGACCAGCACCGACCCACTGGCCGATGCCGAACCGGGCAAGATTCTACATGAGGTGCGAGTCGGGGAGATGGCCGAACTCGGCGAGGTGCCGTTCCGACGATATTACGGCAGCGTCGATTCAACGCCGCTCTTTGTCGTGCTGGCCGGCGCCTATCTGGACCGAACGGGCGACGTCGTTACTATTCGTCGCCTATGGCCACACATCGAGGCAGCCCTCACGTGGATTGAGCAATACGGTGATCGCGACGGCGACGGCTTTGTAGAATATCACAGACAGACGTCCGAGGGGTTGATCAACCAAGGTTGGAAGGACAGTTACGATTCAGTTTTTCACGCCGATGGCACGTTTGCCAAGGGCCCCATCGCCCTTGTCGAGGTGCAAGCCTATGTCTACGGCGCATGGTGCGCCGCTGCCAAGATTGCGGAGCAATTGGGATACGTCCTGCGTGAGACGGAGTGCGAGGCGCGGGCGAACAGGCTGCGCGAGGCATATGATGCCCACTTCTTCGATGAAGAGCTTGGCACTTATGCGCTGGCGCTTGATGGCGACAAGCGCCGGTGTCGCGTGCGCACGTCCAATGCAGGTCACGCGCTGTGGACCAGCGTCGCATTGCCGGACCGGGCAGGACCGGTCGTGCGGAGCCTGATGGGGGGATCGTCGTTCTGTGGCTGGGGTGTGCGCACGGTTGCGTCGACGGAAGCCCGTTACAATCCGATGAGTTATCATAATGGCTCGGTCTGGCCACATGACAATGCGCTGCTCGCAGCGGGATTTGCGCGCTATGGGTTTCGGCGAGAAGCAGCCCGAATCTTCGAAGGCTTGTTCGCGGCCTCCAGCTATATTGACCTGAGACGGCTTCCCGAATTGTTCTGCGGATTTCCGCGTCAGCGCACTCGAGGTCCAACCTTTTATCCCGTGGCCTGCACGCCGCAAGCCTGGGCGGCTGCGGCGCCCCTTTATATGCTGCAGATCTGTCTTGGGCTCGGCTTCGACCCTGGTGAAAGGCGGATCACCTTCGAAGAGCCGATGATGCCGGCCTTTCTGAATGAGGTCCTCCTCCGCAATCTGTCGATTGGCGATGACACAGCCGATGTCGCGGTACGGCGATCCGGTCAGCAGGTCGTCGTCGACGTCCTCGCGCGACGAGGGCCAGTGCGAGTGCTGACGACCAACTGA
- the groL gene encoding chaperonin GroEL (60 kDa chaperone family; promotes refolding of misfolded polypeptides especially under stressful conditions; forms two stacked rings of heptamers to form a barrel-shaped 14mer; ends can be capped by GroES; misfolded proteins enter the barrel where they are refolded when GroES binds) — translation MAAKEVRFSSDAREKMLRGVDTLANAVKVTLGPKGRNVVIEKSFGAPRITKDGVTVAKEIELEDKFENMGAQMVREVASKTNDLAGDGTTTATVLAQAIVKEGAKAVAAGMNPMDLKRGIDLAVEAVVKDLTKNAKKVTSNSEIAQVATISANGDTEIGRFLAEAMQKVGNEGVITVEEAKSLETELEVVEGMQFDRGYVSPYFVTDAEKMRVEFEDPYVLIHEKKLSGLQAMVPLLESVVQSGKPLLVIAEDVEGEALATLVVNKLRGGLKVAAVKAPGFGDRRKAMLEDIAILTGGTAISEDLGIKLENVTLNMLGRAKKVVIDKENTTIVDGAGRKKDIEARVAQIKAQIEETTSDYDREKLQERLAKLAGGVAVIRVGGATEVEVKERKDRVDDAMHATRAAVEEGILPGGGVALLRALKALDAVKPDNPDQKAGVDIVRRAIQVPARQIIQNAGEDGSLVVGKLLEKNTYNWGFNAATGEYQDLVGVGVIDPAKVVRTALQDAASVASLLITTEALVAEKPKKDVAPALPPGGGMDF, via the coding sequence ATGGCTGCCAAGGAAGTGAGGTTCTCGTCGGACGCGCGGGAAAAGATGCTGCGCGGCGTGGACACGCTTGCAAATGCGGTCAAGGTCACGCTCGGCCCCAAGGGACGCAACGTCGTTATCGAGAAGTCGTTCGGGGCACCCCGCATTACGAAGGACGGCGTCACTGTCGCCAAGGAGATCGAGCTCGAGGACAAGTTTGAGAATATGGGCGCGCAGATGGTGCGCGAGGTGGCGTCGAAAACCAACGATCTCGCCGGTGACGGCACGACAACTGCTACCGTTCTCGCTCAGGCCATCGTCAAGGAAGGCGCCAAGGCGGTCGCGGCCGGCATGAACCCGATGGACCTCAAGCGCGGCATCGATCTCGCCGTAGAAGCAGTGGTCAAGGATCTCACAAAGAACGCGAAGAAAGTCACCTCCAACTCCGAGATCGCTCAGGTCGCGACTATTTCGGCAAATGGCGACACCGAAATCGGACGGTTCCTCGCCGAAGCCATGCAGAAGGTTGGCAACGAAGGCGTAATCACCGTCGAAGAGGCGAAGAGCCTGGAGACTGAGCTCGAAGTAGTCGAAGGCATGCAGTTCGACCGCGGCTACGTTTCCCCGTATTTCGTGACCGACGCCGAGAAGATGCGTGTGGAGTTCGAAGATCCCTATGTTCTGATCCACGAGAAGAAGCTCTCCGGCCTGCAAGCGATGGTGCCGCTTCTCGAATCCGTCGTTCAGTCCGGCAAGCCGCTCCTGGTCATCGCGGAGGATGTCGAGGGCGAGGCGCTCGCGACGCTGGTCGTCAACAAGTTGCGCGGCGGCCTCAAGGTTGCGGCCGTCAAGGCGCCGGGCTTCGGTGACCGCCGCAAGGCCATGCTCGAGGACATCGCGATCCTCACTGGCGGCACGGCGATCTCCGAGGACCTCGGGATCAAGCTCGAGAACGTGACACTCAATATGCTCGGCCGCGCCAAGAAGGTCGTGATCGACAAGGAGAATACCACGATCGTCGATGGCGCCGGCCGCAAGAAGGACATCGAAGCGCGCGTGGCCCAGATCAAGGCGCAGATCGAGGAGACCACGTCCGACTACGACCGCGAGAAGCTGCAGGAGCGTCTCGCCAAGCTCGCGGGAGGCGTCGCGGTGATCCGTGTTGGTGGGGCCACTGAGGTCGAGGTCAAGGAGCGCAAGGATCGTGTCGACGATGCAATGCATGCGACCCGCGCGGCGGTCGAGGAGGGCATTCTGCCGGGCGGTGGCGTGGCGTTGTTACGCGCCCTGAAGGCGCTCGACGCTGTCAAACCGGATAACCCCGATCAGAAGGCCGGCGTCGACATCGTGCGCCGTGCGATCCAGGTGCCTGCCCGGCAGATCATCCAGAATGCCGGCGAGGACGGTTCTCTGGTCGTCGGCAAGCTCTTGGAGAAGAATACCTACAATTGGGGCTTCAACGCCGCGACCGGCGAATATCAAGACCTGGTCGGGGTCGGCGTGATTGATCCCGCCAAGGTCGTCCGCACGGCGTTGCAGGACGCAGCCTCAGTCGCTTCGTTGTTGATCACGACCGAAGCGCTCGTGGCCGAGAAGCCGAAGAAGGACGTGGCTCCCGCGCTTCCGCCCGGCGGCGGCATGGACTTCTGA
- a CDS encoding glycosyltransferase family 4 protein, with product MKIAQIAPLAECCPPKLYGGTERIVSYLTEELVRQGHEVTLFASGDSRTQAKLVRCSDMALRLNPTVRDHTPYHIMMLDSVRGEADEFDVLHFHIDLLHFPLIRDIADRTVTTLHGRLDLPDLKPFYAAFPEIPLVSISRDQRRPLARPINWVGNVYHGLPRDLLPFSANPMGDYLAFLGRISPEKRPDRAIQIAARAGMKLKIAAKIDRADQEYWDDTIAPMIATHRNVEYIGEINEAQKADFLGNAKGLLFPIDWPEPFGLVMIEAMACGTPVVAFRCGSVPEVVNAGKSGFIVRTLEEAVAALAKLETLDRQKVRDTFEKRFTVERMAQDYLAIYRGLPGVRTEAARIRRLQGDEVGLQAVA from the coding sequence ATGAAAATCGCCCAGATTGCACCGCTCGCGGAATGCTGTCCGCCCAAGCTCTATGGCGGCACGGAGCGGATCGTGTCCTATCTCACCGAGGAACTGGTCCGCCAGGGCCACGAGGTGACATTATTCGCGAGCGGAGACTCGCGAACGCAGGCGAAACTGGTTCGCTGCTCCGACATGGCGCTTCGTCTCAATCCGACGGTGAGGGACCACACACCCTATCACATAATGATGCTCGATTCTGTCCGTGGCGAGGCGGACGAGTTCGATGTCCTGCATTTCCATATCGACTTGTTGCACTTCCCGCTCATCCGCGACATTGCCGATCGCACAGTCACGACACTACACGGCCGCCTCGACCTGCCTGACTTAAAGCCATTCTATGCCGCCTTCCCGGAGATTCCGCTGGTCTCGATCTCTCGCGATCAGCGCCGTCCGCTCGCGCGTCCGATCAATTGGGTCGGGAATGTCTATCACGGCTTGCCCCGCGACCTCTTGCCCTTTAGCGCCAATCCGATGGGAGATTATCTGGCCTTCCTGGGACGCATTTCCCCAGAGAAGCGGCCAGATCGCGCAATCCAGATCGCCGCGCGCGCCGGAATGAAGCTCAAGATCGCTGCCAAAATCGACCGTGCCGATCAGGAGTATTGGGATGACACCATCGCGCCGATGATCGCAACGCATCGGAATGTCGAATATATCGGTGAGATCAACGAGGCGCAAAAAGCTGACTTCCTCGGCAACGCGAAGGGGTTGTTGTTCCCGATCGACTGGCCTGAGCCATTTGGCCTCGTGATGATCGAGGCGATGGCCTGCGGCACGCCAGTCGTCGCGTTCCGCTGCGGCTCGGTGCCGGAGGTCGTCAACGCGGGCAAATCGGGCTTCATTGTCAGGACGCTGGAGGAGGCGGTCGCGGCGCTCGCAAAATTGGAGACCTTAGACCGGCAGAAAGTGCGCGACACGTTCGAGAAGCGCTTCACGGTCGAACGCATGGCGCAGGACTATCTCGCCATCTACCGTGGCCTGCCGGGTGTGCGGACCGAGGCCGCGCGCATTCGTCGCCTGCAAGGCGACGAAGTCGGACTGCAAGCAGTCGCCTGA